One Granulicella sp. 5B5 DNA window includes the following coding sequences:
- a CDS encoding pectate lyase: MRALMLSLAVVLVPGFLSMGAVVVGKNVPVVPLTEARIRAEVTKGEQRAWIEYLHRSAEQMAADKAALAKERVGMVEVPGLPKQGFSGRAMRLQGGDAFYKSDEARRTGDIIVSFQTPAGGWSKNLAMDEPRLKGQSYTTGNLAPVAEQPGDFDQPKDPNWHYVGTLDNDATNTELRFLAEMSAAWPGHEGDKYRAAALRGYEYLLRSQYPNGGWPQVWPLEGGYHDAITFNDGAVIESLETLTKVADGVKVVTAPSEEEIQFARLRTYPGGQKMELPEASTEDYTFVPAALGARARAAVAKGLALVLRAQIRVPSMEGKGTVLAVWAQQYDPLTLEACSARNYEMPALSSGESADAMAYLMSLDHPSRAVVRSVDAAAAWFEAHKIMGYEFVGGRNTPGGRHLEKKDGAGPLWARYYSLTTGKPIFGDRDKSIHDDVMEISLERRNGYAWYSGGEEKALEEYGAWRRRQ, translated from the coding sequence ATGCGCGCGTTGATGCTTTCGTTGGCGGTGGTTCTGGTGCCGGGCTTCCTTTCGATGGGTGCGGTGGTGGTGGGGAAGAATGTGCCAGTTGTGCCGCTGACGGAGGCACGGATTCGGGCCGAGGTGACGAAGGGCGAGCAGCGGGCGTGGATCGAGTATCTGCATCGGTCGGCGGAGCAGATGGCGGCCGATAAGGCGGCGCTGGCGAAGGAGAGGGTGGGAATGGTGGAGGTTCCGGGGCTGCCGAAGCAGGGGTTTTCCGGACGTGCGATGCGGCTGCAGGGTGGGGATGCGTTTTATAAGAGCGACGAGGCGCGGCGGACGGGGGACATCATCGTGTCGTTCCAGACGCCGGCGGGTGGGTGGTCGAAGAACCTGGCGATGGATGAGCCTCGGCTGAAGGGGCAGAGCTATACGACAGGGAACCTGGCGCCGGTGGCGGAGCAGCCCGGAGACTTTGACCAGCCGAAGGACCCGAACTGGCACTATGTGGGCACACTGGATAACGATGCGACGAACACGGAGCTGCGGTTTCTGGCGGAGATGTCGGCGGCGTGGCCGGGGCATGAGGGCGACAAGTATCGCGCGGCGGCGCTGCGGGGGTATGAGTACCTGTTGCGGTCGCAGTATCCGAATGGTGGCTGGCCTCAGGTGTGGCCGCTGGAGGGTGGCTACCATGACGCGATCACGTTCAATGATGGTGCGGTGATTGAGTCGTTGGAGACGCTGACGAAGGTGGCCGATGGGGTGAAGGTGGTGACGGCTCCGAGCGAAGAGGAGATCCAGTTTGCGAGGCTGAGGACTTATCCTGGCGGACAAAAGATGGAACTGCCAGAGGCTAGCACGGAGGACTATACGTTTGTGCCAGCGGCGTTGGGGGCGCGGGCGCGGGCCGCGGTAGCGAAGGGGCTGGCGCTGGTGCTGCGGGCGCAGATTCGGGTTCCTTCGATGGAGGGCAAAGGGACGGTGCTGGCGGTGTGGGCGCAGCAGTACGATCCATTGACGCTGGAGGCGTGCTCGGCGCGGAACTATGAGATGCCTGCGCTTAGCTCCGGCGAGAGCGCGGATGCGATGGCGTACCTGATGAGCCTGGATCATCCTTCGCGTGCGGTTGTGCGGTCGGTGGATGCCGCGGCGGCGTGGTTCGAGGCGCACAAGATTATGGGGTATGAGTTTGTCGGCGGGCGCAATACTCCGGGTGGGCGGCATCTGGAGAAGAAAGATGGCGCAGGGCCGCTGTGGGCGCGGTACTACTCGTTGACAACGGGCAAGCCGATCTTTGGGGACCGCGATAAGTCGATCCATGACGATGTGATGGAGATCTCGCTGGAGCGGCGGAATGGGTATGCGTGGTACTCGGGTGGCGAGGAGAAGGCGCTGGAGGAGTATGGCGCCTGGAGGCGCAGACAGTAG
- a CDS encoding NAD(P)/FAD-dependent oxidoreductase, with protein MGDAFDVVVVGAGMAGLVAARALRQRGLKVCVVEARERVGGRVLSVKTADGGVAELGAEFVHGRAPELWTLIEEAGLRTVEREGPMLREDSPGGLAVDDGESEAMFEPLETLKTYAGEDMPFAEWAKTTAMEPWELAMATSYVEGFNAADARVIGVKGLGAQQAAEDASEGDRSWHVVGGYQQLAEYLAAEVKALGGEVRLRHEVTAVRWREGEVVVESSQGAVCVKLRAAKCVVTLPLSVLQRVNAGGVTMEPEPAAIAEAKRMAMGEAVRFTLVFREPWWQHTADENGLEEGTLAKMNFVFTPQRMPPVWWTSHAEENELPRLTGWVGGPRSETLREKSAGELGMIGCAALAEAFGVELGAVQAALLACYVHDWSGDAFSAGAYSYVPAGAMDVPAAMAWSERGTLYFAGEHTDVTGHWGTVHAAIRSGLRVAEQAMGESSAGR; from the coding sequence ATGGGTGATGCGTTTGATGTGGTGGTGGTTGGCGCGGGGATGGCGGGACTGGTGGCGGCGCGGGCGCTCAGGCAGCGTGGGCTGAAGGTGTGCGTGGTGGAGGCCCGTGAGCGTGTCGGTGGACGCGTACTGTCTGTGAAGACGGCCGACGGCGGCGTGGCGGAGCTGGGTGCGGAATTTGTGCATGGTCGCGCGCCGGAGCTGTGGACCCTGATTGAAGAGGCTGGCTTGCGCACGGTGGAGCGCGAGGGGCCGATGCTGCGTGAGGATTCTCCGGGTGGGCTGGCGGTCGATGACGGCGAGAGCGAGGCGATGTTTGAGCCTCTGGAGACACTGAAGACCTATGCCGGTGAGGACATGCCGTTCGCGGAGTGGGCGAAGACGACGGCGATGGAGCCGTGGGAGCTCGCCATGGCGACGAGCTATGTGGAGGGGTTCAATGCGGCGGATGCGCGAGTGATCGGGGTGAAGGGGCTCGGTGCGCAGCAGGCGGCGGAGGATGCCAGCGAGGGCGACCGGTCGTGGCATGTGGTGGGCGGGTATCAGCAACTGGCGGAGTACCTGGCGGCGGAGGTGAAGGCGCTGGGTGGTGAGGTGCGGCTGCGGCATGAAGTGACGGCAGTACGGTGGCGCGAGGGCGAGGTGGTTGTCGAGAGTTCGCAGGGCGCAGTCTGCGTAAAGCTGCGCGCGGCGAAGTGTGTTGTGACGCTGCCGCTGAGTGTGTTGCAGCGTGTGAACGCCGGTGGCGTGACGATGGAGCCGGAGCCCGCGGCGATCGCTGAGGCGAAGCGGATGGCGATGGGTGAGGCGGTACGGTTCACGCTAGTGTTTCGTGAGCCTTGGTGGCAGCACACGGCGGATGAGAACGGGCTGGAAGAAGGGACGCTGGCGAAGATGAATTTTGTGTTTACGCCGCAGCGGATGCCGCCGGTGTGGTGGACCTCACACGCGGAGGAGAACGAATTGCCGCGGCTGACAGGATGGGTGGGTGGACCGCGCTCTGAGACGTTGCGAGAGAAGAGTGCGGGGGAGCTCGGCATGATTGGTTGTGCGGCGCTGGCGGAGGCGTTTGGAGTGGAGTTGGGGGCGGTTCAGGCGGCGTTGTTGGCGTGCTATGTGCATGACTGGAGCGGAGATGCGTTCTCGGCGGGCGCGTATAGCTATGTGCCGGCGGGTGCGATGGATGTCCCGGCGGCGATGGCGTGGAGCGAGCGCGGGACGCTGTACTTTGCGGGCGAGCATACGGATGTGACGGGGCACTGGGGCACGGTGCATGCAGCAATCCGGAGCGGGTTGCGTGTGGCAGAGCAGGCGATGGGGGAGTCGAGCGCAGGTCGGTAA
- the fdhF gene encoding formate dehydrogenase subunit alpha: protein MANSKPLMNWPVAFVADTTITVDGAAVAAQVGEPLISALNRAAEFRGADKVPQVCYLPAMGAIGSCDTCMVEIGGQLVRSCEAKVVGGEKVLTGLAAGSELADIAQRDAFDRLLENHMLYCTVCDNNNGNCTVHNTTAELAVKHNARPFRDKGYPKDMSNPFYRYDPGQCILCGRCVEACQNVQVNETLTIAWDREIPRVLWDGGEKIDGSSCVSCGHCVTVCPCNALMEKSMLGRAGYLTDTPDNVLETMIDLVKNVEPSTGYPPILALSEVESHMREERIKKTKTVCTYCGVGCSFDVWTMKDEGAREILKIEPSEGAVNGISTCVKGKFGWDFANSPDRLTKPLKRVKQMGVTGVVEETFVEIEWDEALQIVADNFTKIRNEHGPDALAFIASSKCTNEESYLMQKLARAVIGTNNVDNCSRYCQTPASKGLSRTVGIGGDSGSIADLEVADVVIIVGANTAESHPVLATRIKRSHKHRGLKLIVSDLRKNEMAERADLFIRPNPSTDEVWLQAVTKYLIDTNRHDQAFIDKWVDKWPEFLKSLEGYTLEHAEAVTGIPVATLKELADMIAGKKVCVCWAMGVTQHCGGSDTSTAICNFLLATGNFMKHGTGGYPLRGHNNVQGASDFGSMPDIFSGYQKVDDPSIRGKFEAAWGVTLPTTTGLDNRQMIHAALEGKLKSMYIKGEDTITSDANATEVAEAFGMLDFFVVQDIFFSETCRYADLVLPASPSLEKDGTFVNTERRIQRLYKVWEPLGESKPDWEIIQLIAQKLGGAGGWNYSHPSEVMDEVAKLTPHFAGVSYERLEGYKTLQWPVAADGTDTPLLYTEKFALPGGKATFWPLEYVPPSEETNETYDLHLNNGRLLEHFEQGNMTLRVPGIDAITPENFVEVSPELAAERGLHSGSWVRLESPYGQIRLKTLVTDRVQGKQMYMGMISVLEPVNRLTSSHVDRTTHTPAYKELSVKLTVLEERGTNPLLRRNFRNGTRTPTMGVEVELKRARADYHVPGSMKKDRLVQIETMKPV, encoded by the coding sequence ATGGCGAATTCGAAACCGTTGATGAACTGGCCCGTTGCGTTTGTTGCTGACACCACCATTACCGTCGACGGCGCTGCTGTGGCTGCGCAGGTGGGCGAGCCGCTGATCTCGGCGCTGAACCGGGCGGCGGAGTTTCGTGGAGCGGACAAGGTGCCGCAGGTTTGTTACCTTCCGGCGATGGGAGCGATCGGCTCGTGCGATACGTGCATGGTTGAGATTGGTGGGCAGCTGGTGCGGAGCTGCGAGGCGAAGGTGGTCGGCGGCGAAAAGGTGCTGACGGGGCTCGCTGCAGGGAGTGAGCTGGCGGACATTGCCCAGCGCGACGCGTTCGACCGGTTACTGGAGAACCACATGCTGTACTGCACCGTGTGCGACAACAACAACGGCAACTGCACGGTGCACAACACAACGGCAGAGCTCGCGGTGAAGCACAACGCGCGGCCATTTCGTGACAAGGGCTATCCGAAGGACATGTCGAACCCGTTCTATCGCTATGACCCCGGTCAGTGCATTTTGTGTGGAAGATGTGTGGAAGCGTGCCAGAACGTGCAGGTGAATGAGACGCTGACGATCGCGTGGGACCGCGAGATTCCGCGGGTGTTGTGGGATGGGGGCGAGAAGATCGACGGGTCGAGCTGCGTGAGCTGCGGGCACTGCGTGACGGTGTGTCCGTGCAACGCGCTGATGGAGAAGTCGATGCTGGGCAGGGCCGGGTATCTGACGGACACGCCGGACAACGTGCTGGAGACGATGATTGACCTGGTGAAGAACGTGGAGCCGAGCACGGGGTATCCGCCGATCCTTGCGCTGAGCGAGGTGGAGTCGCACATGCGCGAGGAGCGCATCAAGAAGACGAAGACCGTGTGCACCTACTGCGGCGTGGGTTGCAGCTTCGATGTGTGGACGATGAAGGACGAGGGGGCACGCGAGATCCTGAAGATTGAGCCGAGTGAAGGCGCGGTGAACGGCATTTCGACATGCGTGAAGGGGAAGTTTGGGTGGGACTTTGCGAACTCGCCGGACAGGTTGACGAAGCCGCTGAAGCGTGTGAAGCAGATGGGCGTGACCGGCGTGGTGGAGGAGACGTTCGTCGAGATTGAGTGGGACGAGGCGCTGCAGATCGTCGCGGATAACTTTACGAAGATCAGGAACGAGCATGGGCCGGATGCGCTGGCGTTTATCGCCTCGTCGAAGTGCACGAACGAAGAGAGCTACCTGATGCAGAAGCTGGCGCGCGCTGTGATCGGCACAAACAACGTGGACAACTGCAGCCGCTACTGTCAGACGCCGGCGAGCAAGGGGCTGAGCCGCACGGTGGGCATCGGCGGCGACTCGGGTTCGATTGCGGACCTGGAGGTCGCGGATGTGGTGATTATCGTCGGCGCAAATACGGCGGAGAGCCATCCGGTGCTGGCAACACGCATCAAGCGCAGCCATAAGCACCGCGGGCTGAAGCTGATTGTGAGCGACCTACGCAAGAACGAGATGGCAGAGCGGGCTGACTTGTTCATCCGTCCGAACCCTTCGACCGATGAGGTATGGCTGCAGGCGGTGACGAAGTATCTGATCGACACGAACAGGCATGACCAGGCGTTCATCGACAAGTGGGTGGACAAGTGGCCGGAATTTTTGAAGTCGCTTGAAGGCTACACGCTGGAGCATGCGGAGGCGGTGACGGGGATTCCTGTGGCGACGCTGAAGGAGCTCGCGGACATGATCGCGGGTAAGAAGGTATGCGTGTGCTGGGCGATGGGGGTGACGCAGCACTGCGGCGGCTCGGATACATCGACCGCAATCTGTAACTTCCTGCTGGCGACGGGGAACTTTATGAAGCACGGCACGGGCGGGTATCCGCTGCGCGGGCACAACAACGTGCAGGGGGCTTCAGATTTCGGTTCCATGCCGGATATCTTCTCGGGCTATCAAAAGGTGGATGACCCGTCGATCCGCGGCAAGTTTGAGGCGGCGTGGGGTGTGACGCTGCCGACGACGACGGGGCTCGACAACCGGCAGATGATTCATGCCGCGCTGGAGGGCAAGCTGAAGTCGATGTACATCAAGGGCGAGGATACGATCACCAGCGACGCGAACGCGACGGAGGTGGCCGAGGCGTTCGGGATGCTGGACTTTTTTGTGGTGCAGGACATCTTCTTCAGCGAGACGTGCCGTTATGCCGACCTGGTGCTGCCGGCGTCGCCGTCGCTGGAGAAGGACGGCACGTTTGTGAATACGGAGCGCAGAATTCAGCGGCTGTACAAGGTGTGGGAGCCGCTGGGCGAGTCGAAGCCGGACTGGGAGATCATTCAGTTGATCGCGCAGAAGCTGGGCGGCGCGGGCGGTTGGAACTACTCGCACCCGAGCGAGGTGATGGATGAGGTGGCGAAGCTGACGCCGCACTTTGCGGGGGTTTCGTACGAGAGATTAGAGGGCTACAAGACACTGCAATGGCCGGTGGCGGCGGATGGTACGGACACGCCGCTGCTGTACACAGAGAAGTTCGCGCTGCCCGGCGGCAAGGCGACGTTCTGGCCGCTGGAGTATGTGCCGCCAAGCGAAGAGACGAACGAGACGTACGACCTGCACCTGAACAACGGGCGGTTGCTGGAGCACTTTGAACAGGGCAACATGACGCTCCGTGTGCCAGGCATCGATGCGATTACGCCGGAGAACTTTGTCGAAGTGTCACCAGAACTTGCCGCGGAGCGCGGGCTGCATAGCGGAAGCTGGGTGCGGCTGGAGAGCCCGTACGGGCAGATTCGCTTGAAGACCCTGGTGACGGACCGCGTGCAGGGCAAGCAGATGTATATGGGCATGATCTCTGTGCTGGAGCCGGTGAACCGGCTGACGAGCTCGCACGTGGACCGTACGACGCACACGCCGGCGTACAAGGAGCTGAGCGTAAAGCTGACGGTGCTGGAAGAGCGCGGCACGAACCCGCTGCTGCGGAGGAACTTCCGCAACGGCACACGCACGCCTACGATGGGCGTAGAGGTGGAGCTCAAGCGGGCGCGCGCCGACTATCACGTGCCGGGGTCGATGAAGAAGGACCGGCTGGTGCAGATTGAGACGATGAAGCCGGTGTAA
- a CDS encoding DUF1641 domain-containing protein, producing MAHPITFRPKPHDPHAELIERVEAAPAEHGQALLAAWDLLQVAHDKGMLDLAKGLIGGKDVIAGKLAEAANLPESVAAIRNAMAGARLLGSVDPDMLQRLAQAMEGAARQHKQEKEPPSLWQLFKRGTSKDARRGLSYLTHVLTALGRAMRGE from the coding sequence ATGGCGCATCCGATTACGTTCAGGCCGAAGCCGCATGATCCGCATGCGGAGTTGATAGAGAGAGTGGAGGCCGCGCCCGCGGAACATGGCCAGGCGTTGCTGGCGGCGTGGGACCTTCTGCAGGTCGCGCACGACAAGGGGATGCTCGATCTGGCGAAAGGGCTGATCGGGGGCAAGGATGTGATTGCGGGCAAGCTGGCCGAGGCGGCGAACCTGCCGGAGTCGGTGGCGGCGATCCGCAATGCGATGGCAGGTGCGCGTCTGCTCGGGTCGGTGGACCCTGACATGCTGCAACGGCTGGCGCAGGCAATGGAAGGGGCCGCGCGGCAGCACAAGCAGGAGAAGGAGCCGCCGAGCTTGTGGCAGCTCTTCAAGCGCGGCACGTCGAAGGATGCGCGCAGGGGGTTATCTTACCTGACGCATGTGCTGACGGCGCTGGGCCGGGCTATGCGCGGAGAATAG
- a CDS encoding YIP1 family protein: MSDEAMVQSGQGLSQVERVVDTFMAPSKTFTDILRDASWWLPFVLSLVIGVLLTSAVVQKVGWEQLVDNQVQSSPTLQSKIATLTPVALAAVHKQMILSFKVGLFGGPLFALLIVLIVAVVLWPTINFVFGGKAEFKRVFCMVNYAYLPLAIKSLVAALTLYLGVAADNFTLDNMLGTNVGYYFSTPGPLKTLLSSFDVFTVWVLILMSIGLAIVANTKKSAGFISVVGWWVVTVLLTTVSKAVFG; this comes from the coding sequence ATGAGCGATGAAGCGATGGTGCAGTCCGGGCAGGGGCTTTCGCAGGTAGAGCGCGTGGTAGACACGTTCATGGCGCCCTCGAAGACGTTTACGGACATTCTGCGCGATGCAAGCTGGTGGCTGCCGTTTGTGCTGAGCCTGGTGATCGGCGTGTTGCTGACGTCCGCAGTGGTGCAGAAGGTGGGCTGGGAGCAGTTGGTGGACAACCAGGTGCAGTCAAGCCCGACGCTGCAGTCCAAGATTGCGACGCTGACGCCGGTCGCGCTGGCCGCGGTGCACAAGCAGATGATCCTGAGTTTCAAGGTCGGGCTGTTCGGCGGCCCGCTGTTTGCGTTGCTGATCGTTTTGATCGTTGCGGTCGTGCTGTGGCCGACGATCAACTTTGTGTTTGGCGGCAAGGCTGAGTTCAAGCGAGTGTTCTGCATGGTGAACTATGCGTATCTGCCGCTGGCGATCAAGAGCCTGGTGGCTGCGCTGACGCTGTACCTGGGCGTAGCCGCGGACAACTTTACGCTCGACAACATGCTGGGCACGAACGTGGGCTACTACTTCTCGACGCCGGGGCCGCTGAAGACGCTTTTGAGCTCGTTTGACGTGTTTACGGTGTGGGTACTGATACTGATGTCGATCGGCCTGGCGATCGTTGCGAACACGAAGAAGAGTGCAGGGTTCATTTCGGTGGTGGGCTGGTGGGTCGTCACCGTCCTCCTGACGACGGTCTCCAAGGCGGTGTTCGGATAG
- a CDS encoding site-2 protease family protein, with product MSSASAIPNVPAPPQAIHNCPVCSHWLPEGTLACPDCRALIYGQYLSQLAFEAQQLEQQQKWNEARGMWQIALTWLPAETQQAAGIAQHVTRIDAQLKAAEEQKAKWTKRLGPFAPIALFLLKIKSFLFLIFKLKFLLSFFAFFAIYWALFGFQFAAGFTLCILIHEMGHYVAVRRRGLKADMPFFLPGMGAYVRWYGQGVSRPDLAAIALAGPLFGLASALVCFAIFWGTHSPLFLVLAYTAAWLNLINLIPLLGLDGAHAVIALSALQRGLVAGTCLLFFALTLGPTLSTENVQWVFLVVGLTLLWKVFTRDQPETGDLKSFVYFQSLVIVLGALLVYTYPLVARLQP from the coding sequence ATGAGTAGTGCATCCGCGATTCCGAATGTGCCGGCGCCACCGCAGGCTATCCACAACTGCCCGGTGTGCAGCCACTGGTTGCCGGAAGGCACATTGGCGTGCCCGGACTGCCGGGCGCTGATCTATGGGCAGTACCTGAGCCAGCTGGCGTTTGAAGCACAGCAGCTGGAGCAACAGCAGAAGTGGAACGAGGCGCGAGGGATGTGGCAGATCGCGCTGACCTGGCTGCCAGCGGAGACGCAGCAGGCAGCGGGGATCGCGCAGCATGTGACGCGGATCGACGCGCAACTGAAGGCGGCTGAGGAACAGAAGGCGAAGTGGACCAAGCGGCTGGGGCCGTTTGCGCCGATCGCGCTGTTTCTGCTCAAAATCAAGTCGTTCCTGTTCCTGATCTTCAAGCTGAAGTTCCTGCTGAGCTTCTTTGCGTTCTTCGCGATCTACTGGGCGCTGTTTGGGTTCCAGTTTGCGGCGGGGTTTACGCTGTGCATCCTGATCCACGAGATGGGGCACTATGTGGCGGTGCGTCGGCGCGGACTCAAGGCGGACATGCCGTTCTTTCTGCCCGGGATGGGCGCTTATGTGCGTTGGTATGGGCAGGGCGTCAGCCGCCCGGATCTAGCCGCGATTGCGCTGGCCGGGCCGTTGTTCGGGTTGGCGTCGGCACTGGTGTGCTTTGCGATCTTCTGGGGCACGCACAGCCCGCTGTTCCTGGTGCTGGCGTATACGGCGGCGTGGCTGAACTTGATCAACCTGATTCCGCTGCTGGGGCTGGATGGCGCGCATGCGGTGATTGCGCTGTCGGCGCTGCAGCGCGGGCTGGTGGCGGGGACGTGCCTGCTGTTCTTCGCGCTCACGCTGGGGCCGACGCTTTCGACTGAAAACGTGCAGTGGGTGTTTCTGGTGGTGGGCCTCACTCTGCTATGGAAGGTGTTTACGCGCGACCAGCCGGAGACGGGCGACCTGAAGTCGTTCGTCTACTTTCAGTCGCTGGTGATCGTGCTAGGAGCGTTGCTGGTGTACACGTATCCGCTGGTGGCGCGGCTGCAGCCGTAG
- the purM gene encoding phosphoribosylformylglycinamidine cyclo-ligase: MKHPSENGALSTPARAIEHEDHGLMPTDPRLLANDRIKGLARRTFNKHVLSEIGGFSGLFQLDAERFPDPVLVSSTDGVGSKLQLAAQLGLHASIGADLVNHCVNDIAVQGATPLFFLDYFATGRLDPEVIQQIISGLVDACRANGCALLGGETAETPSLYGPDDYELAGFITGVVSRPRLLTGSAIAEGDCLVGLPSNGLHTNGYRLAQKLLFDIAGYAPTQYVNELGDKVAAALMRPHRSYLAPIRKLIQAEVVSGFAHITGGGITENLPRIFPRGLAPHVDGSTWDAPPLFAHLQQLGGLSRDEMLGHFNMGIGMVAVVPAPLLKKARMVLTRMNERSIVMGRVVRKPSAKVVYS, translated from the coding sequence GTGAAACACCCCTCAGAGAACGGCGCTCTCTCCACCCCGGCCCGTGCCATCGAGCACGAGGACCACGGGTTGATGCCGACTGACCCGCGCCTGCTCGCCAACGACCGCATTAAAGGCCTCGCCCGCCGCACTTTCAACAAGCATGTACTCTCCGAGATCGGCGGCTTCAGCGGCCTATTTCAGCTCGACGCCGAGCGCTTCCCCGACCCCGTCCTCGTCTCCTCGACCGACGGTGTCGGCAGCAAGCTGCAGCTCGCCGCACAGCTCGGCCTCCACGCCTCCATCGGCGCGGACCTCGTCAACCACTGCGTCAACGATATCGCCGTGCAGGGCGCCACGCCTCTCTTTTTCCTCGACTACTTCGCCACCGGCCGGCTTGACCCCGAGGTCATTCAGCAGATCATCTCCGGCCTGGTGGACGCCTGCCGCGCCAACGGCTGCGCGCTGCTGGGCGGCGAGACCGCCGAGACCCCTTCGCTCTACGGCCCGGACGATTACGAACTCGCCGGCTTCATCACCGGCGTCGTCAGCCGCCCGCGGCTGCTCACCGGCTCGGCCATTGCGGAGGGCGACTGCCTCGTCGGCCTACCCTCCAACGGCCTGCACACCAACGGCTACCGCCTCGCGCAGAAGCTCCTCTTCGACATCGCCGGCTACGCGCCCACGCAGTATGTGAACGAGCTCGGCGACAAGGTGGCGGCGGCGCTCATGCGCCCGCACCGCAGCTACCTCGCGCCCATCCGCAAGCTCATCCAGGCCGAGGTCGTCAGCGGTTTCGCGCACATCACCGGCGGCGGCATCACGGAGAACCTCCCACGCATCTTCCCCCGCGGCCTCGCCCCGCACGTCGACGGCTCCACCTGGGACGCACCTCCGCTGTTCGCGCATCTGCAGCAGCTCGGCGGGCTCTCCCGCGACGAGATGCTCGGCCACTTCAACATGGGCATCGGCATGGTCGCAGTGGTGCCGGCGCCGCTCCTCAAGAAGGCGCGCATGGTGCTCACCCGCATGAACGAGCGCTCCATCGTGATGGGCCGCGTGGTCCGCAAACCCAGCGCGAAGGTCGTCTACAGCTAA
- the hemL gene encoding glutamate-1-semialdehyde 2,1-aminomutase, with protein sequence MKLSFSRSDALQSRAERYLPGGVDSPVRAFRAVGGHPPFVESATGAYLIDADGNRFVDMFGSWGPMLLGHAYPPVVEAIQAAAAKSASFGASTAAEADLAELVTQCFPSIEKLRFVSSGTEACMSAIRLARGFTGRPFFIKFEGCYHGHSDALLVKAGSGVATFGIPGSAGVPEETVKHTIALPYNDLAVVEAAFEARPAEIACVILEPVVGNAGTIAPGPGYLAGLRAITKKYGALLIFDEVMTGFRLAPGGAQELYGFTSGENAPDLTTLGKIVGGGLPVGVFGGRKEIMDHLAPLGPVYQAGTLSGNPLAMAAGIATLKALLAERDTIYPKLEQTTAAIADGVGKLAAELGVGMTINRVGSMFTWFFTPEPVTDFASAAKSNTEEFAAFHRGMLERGVWLPPSQFEAAFVSAAHGEHEVNLVLKAAHEALHQMVR encoded by the coding sequence ATGAAGCTTTCGTTTTCGCGTTCGGATGCCCTGCAGAGCCGGGCTGAGAGATATTTGCCGGGTGGTGTGGACTCGCCGGTGCGTGCATTTCGCGCGGTGGGCGGGCATCCGCCGTTTGTGGAAAGCGCGACGGGTGCGTACCTGATCGACGCGGACGGGAATCGTTTTGTGGATATGTTCGGCAGCTGGGGACCGATGCTGCTGGGTCACGCGTACCCGCCGGTGGTGGAGGCGATCCAGGCGGCAGCGGCGAAGAGCGCTTCGTTTGGCGCCAGCACGGCGGCGGAGGCCGACCTGGCCGAGCTGGTAACGCAGTGTTTTCCGTCCATTGAGAAGCTGCGATTCGTCAGCTCCGGCACCGAGGCGTGCATGAGCGCGATCCGGCTGGCACGCGGATTTACGGGCAGGCCGTTTTTTATCAAATTTGAGGGCTGCTATCACGGCCACTCGGACGCGCTGCTGGTGAAGGCAGGCAGCGGTGTGGCGACGTTCGGCATACCGGGCTCGGCGGGCGTGCCGGAGGAGACGGTGAAGCATACGATCGCCTTGCCGTACAACGATCTGGCCGTGGTGGAAGCGGCATTTGAGGCGCGGCCTGCGGAGATTGCCTGCGTGATTCTTGAGCCCGTCGTCGGCAATGCCGGCACGATTGCGCCCGGGCCTGGCTATCTGGCAGGGTTGCGCGCAATCACGAAGAAGTATGGCGCGCTGCTGATCTTCGACGAGGTGATGACGGGATTCCGGCTGGCTCCGGGCGGAGCGCAGGAGCTGTACGGCTTTACGAGCGGCGAGAACGCCCCCGACCTGACGACGCTGGGCAAGATCGTCGGCGGCGGGCTGCCGGTGGGTGTGTTTGGCGGGCGCAAGGAGATCATGGACCACCTCGCGCCGCTGGGGCCGGTGTATCAGGCCGGTACGTTGAGCGGGAACCCGCTGGCGATGGCCGCAGGAATCGCAACCCTGAAGGCGTTGCTGGCAGAGCGAGATACGATCTATCCCAAACTGGAACAAACGACAGCGGCGATTGCCGACGGAGTGGGGAAGCTCGCGGCCGAGCTGGGGGTTGGCATGACGATCAACCGCGTGGGCAGCATGTTCACGTGGTTCTTCACACCGGAGCCGGTGACGGACTTTGCCAGCGCGGCGAAGTCGAACACGGAGGAGTTTGCGGCGTTCCATCGCGGCATGTTGGAGCGCGGTGTGTGGCTGCCGCCGAGCCAGTTTGAGGCGGCGTTTGTGAGCGCGGCGCACGGCGAGCACGAGGTCAACCTCGTGCTGAAGGCGGCGCACGAGGCGCTGCACCAGATGGTCCGATAA